One Glandiceps talaboti chromosome 2, keGlaTala1.1, whole genome shotgun sequence genomic region harbors:
- the LOC144453433 gene encoding E3 ubiquitin-protein ligase FANCL-like, with protein sequence MATNDVTSVCPLLVPQNTDKTLYEGFLSVAGKEYLLRIELPKSKELKYARILCSWELQHLLRGYTDIVHQRLQQSQDLVAFIVELKNILERVTQTKRATRETETPQYYSELIKQIEDIGWEKLADVDSSFTSLQLKASDSGNRQHVITINLHTQHPKIAPSCNVDLPVLFRLNWSPQSQLKNIHHQFSQELEKYQDFFAVVDEIDNKTWVLEPEQPYYASTLRRIALGSSSSLQINMDPFHPRMFPECKFLGADHVINPLRDKLNTNLENWNPEETVLTNLQNILATEFPSKTNTKKQDFSVECGICYSYRLDTAIPDKVCDDPRCGQPFHQSCLYEWLRALPSSRQSFNTIFGECPYCSKPITVKMATK encoded by the exons ATGGCAACCAATGATGTCACATCTGTATGTCCCCTACTAGTGCCGCAGAATACGGACAAGACTTTGTATGAAGGTTTCCTATCAGTAGCT GGTAAGGAGTATCTGTTGAGGATTGAATTGCCTAAGAGTAAAGAACTGAAATATGCAAG AATCTTATGCAGCTGGGAATTACAACACCTTCTAAGGGGATATACTGATATTGTACATCAAAGACTACAACAAAGTCAGGACCTAGTAGCTTTTATAGTTGAGCTGAAGAATATTTTG GAAAGAGTTACACAGACCAAAAGAGCAACAAGAGAGACTGAAACCCCACAATACTATTCTGAGTTAATCAAACAAATAGAAGATATTGGATGGGAGAA ACTAGCTGACGTTGATTCTTCATTTACAAGTCTTCAGTTGAAGGCATCAGACTCAGGAAATAGACAACATGTGATCacaattaatttgcatactcaG CACCCTAAAATAGCTCCAAGTTGTAACGTGGACTTACCTGTTTTATTTAGATTGAATTGGTCACCACAG AGCCAATTGAAGAATATCCATCACCAATTTTCACAAGAATTAGAAAAATATCAAGACTTCTTTGCAGTTGTAGATGAAATTGATAATAAAACATGGGTTCTTGAGCCAGAGCAACCATACTATGCCTCCACATTAAGAAGAATAGCATTAG GAAGCAGTTCATCTTTACAAATTAATATGGATCCATTTCATCCAAGGATGTTTCCTGAGTGTAAATTTCTTGGTGCTGACCATG TAATTAACCCACTACGAGACAAACTAAACACAAATTTGGAAAATTGGAATCCAGAGGAAACTGTGCTAACAAACTTACAGAATATACTAGCTACTGAATTTCCTTCAAAAACTAACACAAAGAAACAG GACTTCAGTGTAGAGTGTGGTATTTGTTACTCCTACCGACTAGACACTGCCATTCCTGATAAAGTCTGTGATGATCCCAGATGTGGACAGCCTTTCCATCAATCCTGTCTGTATGAG TGGTTGAGAGCTTTACCATCAAGTCGTCAAAGTtttaataccatatttggaGAATGTCCATACTGCAGCAAACCAATCACAGTCAAGATGGCAACAAAGTGA